Proteins found in one Aethina tumida isolate Nest 87 chromosome 1, icAetTumi1.1, whole genome shotgun sequence genomic segment:
- the LOC126264358 gene encoding uncharacterized protein LOC126264358, whose translation MGISEVTQRKNGRVWKESLWLALEEAGKLEREAAIKEGHVDSHGIPYITDGYLDGGWSKRSYGHTYNANSGAAVIIGKTTGKVLFVGVRNKYCCICARAENNNEAAKTHICFKNWSGSSSSMEQDIIVEGFNNSIEMHGLKYLKFIADGDSSVFKNIKEKVPYGHEVVKIECMNHVLKNFSKNLYKIKKDTQGVPVDDRKMIRKI comes from the exons ATGGGTATCAGCGAGGTAACTCAACGAAAGAACGGGAGA gtaTGGAAAGAATCATTATGGCTTGCTTTGGAAGAAGCTGGAAAATTAGAACGTGAAGCTGCAATTAAGGAAGGACATGTAGATTCACATGGCATTCCATATATAACTGATGGATATTTAGATGGAGGATGGTCTAAACGAAGCTATGGACATACGTATAATGCAAATTCTGGAGct GCTGTTATAATAGGGAAAACAACAGGAAAAGTATTATTCGTAGGTGTAAGGAATAAATACTGTTGTATTTGCGCTAGAgccgaaaacaataatgaagctgctaaaacacatatttgttttaaaaattggtccgGTTCATCATCTTCAATGGAACAGGATATAATAGTAGAGGGATTTAATAACAGCATAGAAATGCATGGgttgaaatacttaaaatttattgcagatGGTGATtcctcagtttttaaaaatattaaagaaaaggtaCCATATGGACACGAG gttgttaaaattgaatgcatgaaccatgtattaaaaaatttcagtaaaaacctttacaaaattaaaaaagatactcAAGGGGTCCCTGTTGATGACAGAAAGAT GATCCGGAAAATCTAA